In the Plodia interpunctella isolate USDA-ARS_2022_Savannah chromosome 6, ilPloInte3.2, whole genome shotgun sequence genome, one interval contains:
- the Ogdh gene encoding 2-oxoglutarate dehydrogenase complex component E1 isoform X1, protein MHRARAVFQVSNKVGNTERFASWLLNQPQKAAVAVNASRWKSSTAAEPFLNGSSSAYVETMYNSWLTDPNSVHASWDAFFRNATAGAQPGSAYTAPPNLAPYNKNEVPLTALVPASGGMPSISAGSPINEKIIDDHLAVQAIIRSYQSRGHLVAHLDPLGISTGDPVSSGDWHGGLRAFANEAVIRQHVRFDEADMDRVFKLPSTTFIGEKEKALPLREILSRLEAAYCNNIGIEFMFINSLEQCNWIRQRMEPPNVTKMNNDQKRLILARLTRSAGFENFLAKKWSSEKRFGLEGCEILIPAMKQVIDVSTRLGVESIIMGMPHRGRLNVLANVCRKPLHQLFTQFAGLEAEDDGSGDVKYHLGTYIERLNRVTNKNIRLAVCANPSHLEAVDPVVQGKTRAEQFYRGDNEGKKVMSILLHGDAAFAGQGVVFETMHLSDLPAYTTHGTIHIVANNQIGFTTDPRHSRSSAYCTDVARVVNAPIFHVNGDNPEAVMHVCNVAAEWRATFHKDVVIDIVSYRRNGHNEVDEPMFTQPLMYQKIRKTKPVLEKYADQLIAEGVVTAEEVKDVKDKYDKICEDAYNQAKQETHIKYKDWLDSPWSGFFEGKDPLKMCPSGVHEETLVHIGKRFSSPPPNAAEFEIHKGLLRILKARMEMVENRTVDWALAEAMAFGSLLKEGIHVRLSGEDVERGTFSHRHHVLHHQKVDKATYCALAHLYPDQAPYTVCNSSLSEYGVLGFEVGYSVTNPNALVLWEAQFGDFNNVAQCIIDQFISSGQAKWVRQSGIVLLQPHGMEGMGPEHSSARLERFLQMSSDDPDYMPPESPDYEVRQLHDCNWIVANCSSPASYFHILRRQIMLPFRKPLILMTPKSLLRHPEAKSSFDDMNEGTSFRRVIPEEGPASQNAQGVRKLVFCSGRVYYDLLKQRRDRGLEADIAIARVEQISPFPYDLIKAEVAKYPNAQLVWSQEEHKNMGSWSYIEPRFRTLLQNQKQIWAKSQSGGSWLSQLFGSSEAPKPAEQGDSETKTVPRTISYNGRATAASPATGSKAAHNKELKNLLEEFCVL, encoded by the exons ATGCATCGCGCACGTGCAGTGTTTCAAGTATCAAATAAAGTTGGCAACACTGAAAGGTTTGCATCATGGCTGCTCAACCAACCCCAg AAAGCCGCTGTGGCAGTTAACGCCAGTAGGTGGAAGAGTTCCACAGCGGCTGAGCCCTTCCTCAATGGCTCCAGTTCGGCCTACGTCGAGACCATGTACAACTCATGGCTCACTGACCCTAACTCGGTGCATGCG TCTTGGGACGCGTTCTTTCGCAATGCCACCGCTGGGGCCCAACCAGGCTCGGCGTATACCGCACCCCCAAATCTCGCACCCTACAACAAGAATGAAGTACCGCTGACAGCCCTAGTCCCAGCCTCAGGCGGAATGCCCTCAATTTCTGCAG GGTCCCCAATTAACGAAAAGATCATTGACGACCACCTTGCTGTTCAGGCCATCATCAGGAGTTATCAG TCCCGGGGTCACCTGGTAGCGCATCTCGATCCCCTCGGCATCTCGACGGGAGACCCGGTGTCGAGCGGCGACTGGCACGGTGGCCTGAGAGCCTTCGCCAATGAGGCTGTCATTAGACAACACGTTCGATTtg ATGAAGCCGACATGGACAGGGTATTCAAATTACCATCGACCACATTCATTGGTGAAAAGGAAAAGGCACTTCCTTTGAG GGAAATCCTGAGTCGCTTGGAGGCGGCTTACTGTAACAACATTGGCATCGAGTTTATGTTCATCAACTCCCTGGAGCAATGCAACTGGATCCGGCAGCGGATGGAGCCGCCCAACGTTACCAAGATGAACAACGACCAGAAACGACTGATTCTGGCGCGACTCACCAGGTCTGCCGG CTTCGAGAACTTCTTGGCGAAGAAATGGTCGTCAGAGAAGCGTTTCGGTCTGGAAGGCTGCGAGATCCTGATCCCGGCCATGAAGCAAGTCATCGATGTCTCCACTCGTCTCGGAGTCGAGTCTATCATCATGGGAATGCCGCACAGAG GTCGTCTGAATGTATTGGCCAACGTGTGCCGCAAACCTCTTCACCAGCTGTTCACACAGTTCGCTGGTCTCGAAGCCGAAGACGAT gGTTCCGGTGACGTGAAATATCATTTGGGTACCTACATCGAGCGTCTGAACCGCGTGACGAACAAGAACATCAGATTGGCCGTGTGCGCCAACCCCTCCCACTTGGAGGCCGTCGACCCCGTGGTCCAGGGCAAGACCAGGGCGGAACAGTTCTACAGGGGCGACAATGAGGGCAagaag GTGATGTCGATCCTTCTGCACGGCGACGCAGCGTTCGCCGGCCAGGGCGTGGTGTTCGAAACTATGCATTTATCCGACCTGCCGGCGTACACCACCCACGGCACCATTCACATCGTCGCCAACAATCAAATCGGTTTCACCACCGACCCTCGCCACTCGCGATCATCTGCTTATTGCACAG ACGTGGCCCGCGTAGTGAACGCCCCCATCTTCCACGTGAACGGGGACAATCCCGAAGCTGTGATGCACGTGTGCAATGTCGCGGCCGAGTGGCGCGCCACCTTCCACAAGGACGTGGTCATCGATATAGTGAGCTACCGCCGCAACGGACACAACGAGGTCGACGAACCCATGTTCACTCAACCTCTTATGTACCAGAAGATCCGCAAGACCAAGCCtg tGTTGGAGAAGTACGCCGATCAGCTGATAGCCGAAGGTGTAGTAACCGCGGAAGAGGTGAAAGACGTAAAGGACAAGTACGACAAGATCTGCGAAGACGCGTACAACCAGGCCAAGCAGGAGACGCACATCAAGTACAAGGACTGGCTCGACTCGCCCTGGTCCGGCTTCTTCGAGGGCAAGGACCCGCTCAAG ATGTGCCCAAGCGGCGTCCACGAAGAGACCCTGGTCCACATCGGCAAACGCTTCTCATCGCCTCCCCCCAACGCGGCCGAGTTCGAAATCCACAAGGGTTTACTGCGTATCCTCAAAGCTCGCATGGAAATGGTGGAAAATAGGACCGTGGACTGGGCCTTGGCTGAGGCTATGGCGTTTGGTTCCCTCTTGAAGGAAGGCATCCACGTCAGACTGTCGGGAGAAGACGTCGAGAGAGGAACCTTCTCTCACAG ACATCACGTGCTGCACCACCAGAAAGTGGACAAGGCGACGTATTGTGCGCTCGCGCATCTGTACCCTGATCAAGCGCCCTACACCGTTTGCAACAGCTCACTGTCTGAATACG GTGTGCTCGGCTTCGAAGTAGGGTACTCGGTAACCAACCCGAACGCCCTGGTGCTGTGGGAGGCTCAGTTCGGGGACTTCAACAATGTGGCGCAGTGCATCATCGACCAGTTCATCTCCAGCGGGCAGGCCAAGTGGGTGCGCCAGTCCGGCATCGTGCTGTTGCAGCCGCACGGCATGGAGGGCATG GGTCCGGAGCACTCGTCGGCGCGCCTGGAGCGATTCCTGCAGATGAGCTCCGACGACCCCGACTACATGCCCCCCGAGAGCCCCGACTACGAAG TCCGCCAGCTCCACGACTGCAACTGGATCGTGGCCAACTGTTCGTCGCCAGCGTCGTACTTCCACATCCTGCGGCGGCAGATCATGTTGCCGTTCCGCAAGCCCCTCATCCTGATGACGCCCAAGTCGCTGCTGAGGCACCCCGAGGCCAAGTCCTCCTTCGACGACATGAACGAAGGAACTTCCTTCAGAAG AGTGATCCCAGAAGAAGGACCCGCATCTCAGAACGCGCAGGGCGTCCGCAAACTTGTGTTCTGCTCCGGCCGCGTGTACTACGACCTCCTCAAGCAGCGCCGCGACCGGGGACTCGAGGCTGACATCGCTATTGCCAG gGTTGAACAAATCTCGCCGTTCCCGTACGATTTGATCAAAGCTGAAGTGGCCAAATACCCGAACGCGCAACTTGTGTGGAGCCAAGAGGAGCACAAGAACATGGGTTCGTGGAGCTACATCGAGCCTCGCTTCCGCACGCTGCTGCAGAACCAGAAGCAGATCTG GGCAAAGTCCCAATCGGGGGGTAGTTGGTTGAGCCAGCTTTTCGGCAGCTCAGAGGCTCCAAAACCCGCCGAACAGGGTGATTCGGAGACCAAAACTGTCCCGCGCACCATTAG CTACAACGGGCGCGCCACCGCCGCCTCCCCCGCCACCGGTTCCAAGGCGGCCCACAACAAAGAACTCAAGAATCTTCTCGAAGAATTCTGTGTATTATAA
- the Ogdh gene encoding 2-oxoglutarate dehydrogenase complex component E1 isoform X4 has translation MHRARAVFQVSNKVGNTERFASWLLNQPQKAAVAVNASRWKSSTAAEPFLNGSSSAYVETMYNSWLTDPNSVHASWDAFFRNATAGAQPGSAYTAPPNLAPYNKNEVPLTALVPASGGMPSISAGSPINEKIIDDHLAVQAIIRSYQSRGHLVAHLDPLGISTGDPVSSGDWHGGLRAFANEAVIRQHVRFDEADMDRVFKLPSTTFIGEKEKALPLREILSRLEAAYCNNIGIEFMFINSLEQCNWIRQRMEPPNVTKMNNDQKRLILARLTRSAGFENFLAKKWSSEKRFGLEGCEILIPAMKQVIDVSTRLGVESIIMGMPHRGRLNVLANVCRKPLHQLFTQFAGLEAEDDGSGDVKYHLGTYIERLNRVTNKNIRLAVCANPSHLEAVDPVVQGKTRAEQFYRGDNEGKKVMSILLHGDAAFAGQGVVFETMHLSDLPAYTTHGTIHIVANNQIGFTTDPRHSRSSAYCTDVARVVNAPIFHVNGDNPEAVMHVCNVAAEWRATFHKDVVIDIVSYRRNGHNEVDEPMFTQPLMYQKIRKTKPVLEKYADQLIAEGVVTAEEVKDVKDKYDKICEDAYNQAKQETHIKYKDWLDSPWSGFFEGKDPLKMCPSGVHEETLVHIGKRFSSPPPNAAEFEIHKGLLRILKARMEMVENRTVDWALAEAMAFGSLLKEGIHVRLSGEDVERGTFSHRHHVLHHQKVDKATYCALAHLYPDQAPYTVCNSSLSEYGVLGFEVGYSVTNPNALVLWEAQFGDFNNVAQCIIDQFISSGQAKWVRQSGIVLLQPHGMEGMGPEHSSARLERFLQMSSDDPDYMPPESPDYEVRQLHDCNWIVANCSSPASYFHILRRQIMLPFRKPLILMTPKSLLRHPEAKSSFDDMNEGTSFRRVIPEEGPASQNAQGVRKLVFCSGRVYYDLLKQRRDRGLEADIAIARVEQISPFPYDLIKAEVAKYPNAQLVWSQEEHKNMGSWSYIEPRFRTLLQNQKQICYNGRATAASPATGSKAAHNKELKNLLEEFCVL, from the exons ATGCATCGCGCACGTGCAGTGTTTCAAGTATCAAATAAAGTTGGCAACACTGAAAGGTTTGCATCATGGCTGCTCAACCAACCCCAg AAAGCCGCTGTGGCAGTTAACGCCAGTAGGTGGAAGAGTTCCACAGCGGCTGAGCCCTTCCTCAATGGCTCCAGTTCGGCCTACGTCGAGACCATGTACAACTCATGGCTCACTGACCCTAACTCGGTGCATGCG TCTTGGGACGCGTTCTTTCGCAATGCCACCGCTGGGGCCCAACCAGGCTCGGCGTATACCGCACCCCCAAATCTCGCACCCTACAACAAGAATGAAGTACCGCTGACAGCCCTAGTCCCAGCCTCAGGCGGAATGCCCTCAATTTCTGCAG GGTCCCCAATTAACGAAAAGATCATTGACGACCACCTTGCTGTTCAGGCCATCATCAGGAGTTATCAG TCCCGGGGTCACCTGGTAGCGCATCTCGATCCCCTCGGCATCTCGACGGGAGACCCGGTGTCGAGCGGCGACTGGCACGGTGGCCTGAGAGCCTTCGCCAATGAGGCTGTCATTAGACAACACGTTCGATTtg ATGAAGCCGACATGGACAGGGTATTCAAATTACCATCGACCACATTCATTGGTGAAAAGGAAAAGGCACTTCCTTTGAG GGAAATCCTGAGTCGCTTGGAGGCGGCTTACTGTAACAACATTGGCATCGAGTTTATGTTCATCAACTCCCTGGAGCAATGCAACTGGATCCGGCAGCGGATGGAGCCGCCCAACGTTACCAAGATGAACAACGACCAGAAACGACTGATTCTGGCGCGACTCACCAGGTCTGCCGG CTTCGAGAACTTCTTGGCGAAGAAATGGTCGTCAGAGAAGCGTTTCGGTCTGGAAGGCTGCGAGATCCTGATCCCGGCCATGAAGCAAGTCATCGATGTCTCCACTCGTCTCGGAGTCGAGTCTATCATCATGGGAATGCCGCACAGAG GTCGTCTGAATGTATTGGCCAACGTGTGCCGCAAACCTCTTCACCAGCTGTTCACACAGTTCGCTGGTCTCGAAGCCGAAGACGAT gGTTCCGGTGACGTGAAATATCATTTGGGTACCTACATCGAGCGTCTGAACCGCGTGACGAACAAGAACATCAGATTGGCCGTGTGCGCCAACCCCTCCCACTTGGAGGCCGTCGACCCCGTGGTCCAGGGCAAGACCAGGGCGGAACAGTTCTACAGGGGCGACAATGAGGGCAagaag GTGATGTCGATCCTTCTGCACGGCGACGCAGCGTTCGCCGGCCAGGGCGTGGTGTTCGAAACTATGCATTTATCCGACCTGCCGGCGTACACCACCCACGGCACCATTCACATCGTCGCCAACAATCAAATCGGTTTCACCACCGACCCTCGCCACTCGCGATCATCTGCTTATTGCACAG ACGTGGCCCGCGTAGTGAACGCCCCCATCTTCCACGTGAACGGGGACAATCCCGAAGCTGTGATGCACGTGTGCAATGTCGCGGCCGAGTGGCGCGCCACCTTCCACAAGGACGTGGTCATCGATATAGTGAGCTACCGCCGCAACGGACACAACGAGGTCGACGAACCCATGTTCACTCAACCTCTTATGTACCAGAAGATCCGCAAGACCAAGCCtg tGTTGGAGAAGTACGCCGATCAGCTGATAGCCGAAGGTGTAGTAACCGCGGAAGAGGTGAAAGACGTAAAGGACAAGTACGACAAGATCTGCGAAGACGCGTACAACCAGGCCAAGCAGGAGACGCACATCAAGTACAAGGACTGGCTCGACTCGCCCTGGTCCGGCTTCTTCGAGGGCAAGGACCCGCTCAAG ATGTGCCCAAGCGGCGTCCACGAAGAGACCCTGGTCCACATCGGCAAACGCTTCTCATCGCCTCCCCCCAACGCGGCCGAGTTCGAAATCCACAAGGGTTTACTGCGTATCCTCAAAGCTCGCATGGAAATGGTGGAAAATAGGACCGTGGACTGGGCCTTGGCTGAGGCTATGGCGTTTGGTTCCCTCTTGAAGGAAGGCATCCACGTCAGACTGTCGGGAGAAGACGTCGAGAGAGGAACCTTCTCTCACAG ACATCACGTGCTGCACCACCAGAAAGTGGACAAGGCGACGTATTGTGCGCTCGCGCATCTGTACCCTGATCAAGCGCCCTACACCGTTTGCAACAGCTCACTGTCTGAATACG GTGTGCTCGGCTTCGAAGTAGGGTACTCGGTAACCAACCCGAACGCCCTGGTGCTGTGGGAGGCTCAGTTCGGGGACTTCAACAATGTGGCGCAGTGCATCATCGACCAGTTCATCTCCAGCGGGCAGGCCAAGTGGGTGCGCCAGTCCGGCATCGTGCTGTTGCAGCCGCACGGCATGGAGGGCATG GGTCCGGAGCACTCGTCGGCGCGCCTGGAGCGATTCCTGCAGATGAGCTCCGACGACCCCGACTACATGCCCCCCGAGAGCCCCGACTACGAAG TCCGCCAGCTCCACGACTGCAACTGGATCGTGGCCAACTGTTCGTCGCCAGCGTCGTACTTCCACATCCTGCGGCGGCAGATCATGTTGCCGTTCCGCAAGCCCCTCATCCTGATGACGCCCAAGTCGCTGCTGAGGCACCCCGAGGCCAAGTCCTCCTTCGACGACATGAACGAAGGAACTTCCTTCAGAAG AGTGATCCCAGAAGAAGGACCCGCATCTCAGAACGCGCAGGGCGTCCGCAAACTTGTGTTCTGCTCCGGCCGCGTGTACTACGACCTCCTCAAGCAGCGCCGCGACCGGGGACTCGAGGCTGACATCGCTATTGCCAG gGTTGAACAAATCTCGCCGTTCCCGTACGATTTGATCAAAGCTGAAGTGGCCAAATACCCGAACGCGCAACTTGTGTGGAGCCAAGAGGAGCACAAGAACATGGGTTCGTGGAGCTACATCGAGCCTCGCTTCCGCACGCTGCTGCAGAACCAGAAGCAGATCTG CTACAACGGGCGCGCCACCGCCGCCTCCCCCGCCACCGGTTCCAAGGCGGCCCACAACAAAGAACTCAAGAATCTTCTCGAAGAATTCTGTGTATTATAA
- the Ogdh gene encoding 2-oxoglutarate dehydrogenase complex component E1 isoform X6, whose product MHRARAVFQVSNKVGNTERFASWLLNQPQKAAVAVNASRWKSSTAAEPFLNGSSSAYVETMYNSWLTDPNSVHASWDAFFRNATAGAQPGSAYTAPPNLAPYNKNEVPLTALVPASGGMPSISAGSPINEKIIDDHLAVQAIIRSYQIRGHHIAKLDPLEIANSELNDKNPREVIHNSYRFDEADMDRVFKLPSTTFIGEKEKALPLREILSRLEAAYCNNIGIEFMFINSLEQCNWIRQRMEPPNVTKMNNDQKRLILARLTRSAGFENFLAKKWSSEKRFGLEGCEILIPAMKQVIDVSTRLGVESIIMGMPHRGRLNVLANVCRKPLHQLFTQFAGLEAEDDGSGDVKYHLGTYIERLNRVTNKNIRLAVCANPSHLEAVDPVVQGKTRAEQFYRGDNEGKKVMSILLHGDAAFAGQGVVFETMHLSDLPAYTTHGTIHIVANNQIGFTTDPRHSRSSAYCTDVARVVNAPIFHVNGDNPEAVMHVCNVAAEWRATFHKDVVIDIVSYRRNGHNEVDEPMFTQPLMYQKIRKTKPVLEKYADQLIAEGVVTAEEVKDVKDKYDKICEDAYNQAKQETHIKYKDWLDSPWSGFFEGKDPLKMCPSGVHEETLVHIGKRFSSPPPNAAEFEIHKGLLRILKARMEMVENRTVDWALAEAMAFGSLLKEGIHVRLSGEDVERGTFSHRHHVLHHQKVDKATYCALAHLYPDQAPYTVCNSSLSEYGVLGFEVGYSVTNPNALVLWEAQFGDFNNVAQCIIDQFISSGQAKWVRQSGIVLLQPHGMEGMGPEHSSARLERFLQMSSDDPDYMPPESPDYEVRQLHDCNWIVANCSSPASYFHILRRQIMLPFRKPLILMTPKSLLRHPEAKSSFDDMNEGTSFRRVIPEEGPASQNAQGVRKLVFCSGRVYYDLLKQRRDRGLEADIAIARVEQISPFPYDLIKAEVAKYPNAQLVWSQEEHKNMGSWSYIEPRFRTLLQNQKQICYNGRATAASPATGSKAAHNKELKNLLEEFCVL is encoded by the exons ATGCATCGCGCACGTGCAGTGTTTCAAGTATCAAATAAAGTTGGCAACACTGAAAGGTTTGCATCATGGCTGCTCAACCAACCCCAg AAAGCCGCTGTGGCAGTTAACGCCAGTAGGTGGAAGAGTTCCACAGCGGCTGAGCCCTTCCTCAATGGCTCCAGTTCGGCCTACGTCGAGACCATGTACAACTCATGGCTCACTGACCCTAACTCGGTGCATGCG TCTTGGGACGCGTTCTTTCGCAATGCCACCGCTGGGGCCCAACCAGGCTCGGCGTATACCGCACCCCCAAATCTCGCACCCTACAACAAGAATGAAGTACCGCTGACAGCCCTAGTCCCAGCCTCAGGCGGAATGCCCTCAATTTCTGCAG GGTCCCCAATTAACGAAAAGATCATTGACGACCACCTTGCTGTTCAGGCCATCATCAGGAGTTATCAG ATCCGGGGACACCATATAGCGAAACTCGACCCACTGGAAATTGCCAACTCGGAATTGAATGATAAAAACCCCCGGGAGGTGATCCACAACAGCTACAGGTTTG ATGAAGCCGACATGGACAGGGTATTCAAATTACCATCGACCACATTCATTGGTGAAAAGGAAAAGGCACTTCCTTTGAG GGAAATCCTGAGTCGCTTGGAGGCGGCTTACTGTAACAACATTGGCATCGAGTTTATGTTCATCAACTCCCTGGAGCAATGCAACTGGATCCGGCAGCGGATGGAGCCGCCCAACGTTACCAAGATGAACAACGACCAGAAACGACTGATTCTGGCGCGACTCACCAGGTCTGCCGG CTTCGAGAACTTCTTGGCGAAGAAATGGTCGTCAGAGAAGCGTTTCGGTCTGGAAGGCTGCGAGATCCTGATCCCGGCCATGAAGCAAGTCATCGATGTCTCCACTCGTCTCGGAGTCGAGTCTATCATCATGGGAATGCCGCACAGAG GTCGTCTGAATGTATTGGCCAACGTGTGCCGCAAACCTCTTCACCAGCTGTTCACACAGTTCGCTGGTCTCGAAGCCGAAGACGAT gGTTCCGGTGACGTGAAATATCATTTGGGTACCTACATCGAGCGTCTGAACCGCGTGACGAACAAGAACATCAGATTGGCCGTGTGCGCCAACCCCTCCCACTTGGAGGCCGTCGACCCCGTGGTCCAGGGCAAGACCAGGGCGGAACAGTTCTACAGGGGCGACAATGAGGGCAagaag GTGATGTCGATCCTTCTGCACGGCGACGCAGCGTTCGCCGGCCAGGGCGTGGTGTTCGAAACTATGCATTTATCCGACCTGCCGGCGTACACCACCCACGGCACCATTCACATCGTCGCCAACAATCAAATCGGTTTCACCACCGACCCTCGCCACTCGCGATCATCTGCTTATTGCACAG ACGTGGCCCGCGTAGTGAACGCCCCCATCTTCCACGTGAACGGGGACAATCCCGAAGCTGTGATGCACGTGTGCAATGTCGCGGCCGAGTGGCGCGCCACCTTCCACAAGGACGTGGTCATCGATATAGTGAGCTACCGCCGCAACGGACACAACGAGGTCGACGAACCCATGTTCACTCAACCTCTTATGTACCAGAAGATCCGCAAGACCAAGCCtg tGTTGGAGAAGTACGCCGATCAGCTGATAGCCGAAGGTGTAGTAACCGCGGAAGAGGTGAAAGACGTAAAGGACAAGTACGACAAGATCTGCGAAGACGCGTACAACCAGGCCAAGCAGGAGACGCACATCAAGTACAAGGACTGGCTCGACTCGCCCTGGTCCGGCTTCTTCGAGGGCAAGGACCCGCTCAAG ATGTGCCCAAGCGGCGTCCACGAAGAGACCCTGGTCCACATCGGCAAACGCTTCTCATCGCCTCCCCCCAACGCGGCCGAGTTCGAAATCCACAAGGGTTTACTGCGTATCCTCAAAGCTCGCATGGAAATGGTGGAAAATAGGACCGTGGACTGGGCCTTGGCTGAGGCTATGGCGTTTGGTTCCCTCTTGAAGGAAGGCATCCACGTCAGACTGTCGGGAGAAGACGTCGAGAGAGGAACCTTCTCTCACAG ACATCACGTGCTGCACCACCAGAAAGTGGACAAGGCGACGTATTGTGCGCTCGCGCATCTGTACCCTGATCAAGCGCCCTACACCGTTTGCAACAGCTCACTGTCTGAATACG GTGTGCTCGGCTTCGAAGTAGGGTACTCGGTAACCAACCCGAACGCCCTGGTGCTGTGGGAGGCTCAGTTCGGGGACTTCAACAATGTGGCGCAGTGCATCATCGACCAGTTCATCTCCAGCGGGCAGGCCAAGTGGGTGCGCCAGTCCGGCATCGTGCTGTTGCAGCCGCACGGCATGGAGGGCATG GGTCCGGAGCACTCGTCGGCGCGCCTGGAGCGATTCCTGCAGATGAGCTCCGACGACCCCGACTACATGCCCCCCGAGAGCCCCGACTACGAAG TCCGCCAGCTCCACGACTGCAACTGGATCGTGGCCAACTGTTCGTCGCCAGCGTCGTACTTCCACATCCTGCGGCGGCAGATCATGTTGCCGTTCCGCAAGCCCCTCATCCTGATGACGCCCAAGTCGCTGCTGAGGCACCCCGAGGCCAAGTCCTCCTTCGACGACATGAACGAAGGAACTTCCTTCAGAAG AGTGATCCCAGAAGAAGGACCCGCATCTCAGAACGCGCAGGGCGTCCGCAAACTTGTGTTCTGCTCCGGCCGCGTGTACTACGACCTCCTCAAGCAGCGCCGCGACCGGGGACTCGAGGCTGACATCGCTATTGCCAG gGTTGAACAAATCTCGCCGTTCCCGTACGATTTGATCAAAGCTGAAGTGGCCAAATACCCGAACGCGCAACTTGTGTGGAGCCAAGAGGAGCACAAGAACATGGGTTCGTGGAGCTACATCGAGCCTCGCTTCCGCACGCTGCTGCAGAACCAGAAGCAGATCTG CTACAACGGGCGCGCCACCGCCGCCTCCCCCGCCACCGGTTCCAAGGCGGCCCACAACAAAGAACTCAAGAATCTTCTCGAAGAATTCTGTGTATTATAA